A genome region from Littorina saxatilis isolate snail1 linkage group LG16, US_GU_Lsax_2.0, whole genome shotgun sequence includes the following:
- the LOC138950645 gene encoding uncharacterized protein isoform X1, producing the protein MEMFAKRNPDLSATDLACNHPGRLTTQTNTHFLKDDVWFPSNRAEEGKSTYTHPPRQPEGLITGQPRPYPAELAIEKKSFRHDGGQADGFVYHASLPRRTGDTCYNGPIDQAPGSRGALPWSRPALSNTNNSSKTERPRAPAPCGQWGNVMFATLFDPRRTFPGFGFMYSRQIRFRQPAYRYRKEPPTFGYLDPSAMMCEYLHNYRNFLRDLRVSMRRGKNYEQAIQWGLNAEFPHYLRPPVYTQNSSLLSPRLPQKQQPYQQPMPQQQQQPQYQQHYQQQLQQQQQQQQQQQQQQRQQQQQQQQQQQQQIPDVSPGLWSVLSEISTPQSRELQIEFSRLMNTVTSTRMRKIWMEDQDGGQPVSPTSNSEEESVSPVKEGAEPGGGSEPGVFEDHFSQGGGHFAHDPSLSADCRTHASEPACEPASDLSNVHNFGFAQAESTAGEMDPKDASDAAPFSFEPSPGYRRQREGTRRPFGFRVGVDEDGELSHKNPNEDEDDISSLIDNARLELQIEEEEEEEVNQNLQLLMSRQQAQDINNLYPAKDPQGPPVKDAENSDAYEVYGTSSSSNRPEPDGPAPGKEDASKRFRHEELETNTQIPAPPGLVSEEAERQVLFVLRKSTVNHHLSQDLEQDDVSSAQSYPTFTQTTTTCPQPGFSSSRTDGSSISYDGGSSSNAEHITTTSIPTSSSMPPVKAKPAANPPAENDTQYTEGSAFSSRLNYKYPLQYPDESAHSSGDGADSRSLGDVPGQGVFPRNSPNKIRILGSKTYSEAYADRPGPAEDVPRREGSGDQFLADTPQSRAEGSGQKDSNRKPVVVSVRPLSHAARRGNHSYLTQRHSNRHRQCQSGKQHNNRHRQDSRCSETERATDGPEEAEGQGGGSELKGGPVTLCATQSAHETQAMMDRTAHPDLTTQRRSASDSDVFCDSDQRNRTLTLVQTSGAGDTTLLGTSVNSTAPSMTSRDFDNNSYSTSVSGSGFSFQMTTHTDEHCHNHREGGNCACPGKMAQTTNDSRDNHGAWAERHHHSLPVSEDRQSPFASRMFYSGPGTTGTGEGVGWKLARRPSNERESRKDSNNESAEDDSFVSGEQQPVVSCEGGRCAMNSYASSQCHVAGQPAYNTLLDGSGKGSPFCDRGSSQLTGSCTVNSALHMASHDTDNVATKSYAHMFPQEQAKHKEAPTVSSCYASESNKDSIAEPIPMTEAAFAEQIACSSIGFQPESFCKYWKDASSLHRDSMWTTTADATLSTTADDSTRSGLLKSFKHPGEVESRGQHVPHSSVGQTSPLKETRTDCSEGGQKQEATPGMDSQTRYNTNNPLDPGVFVNLSQAGEQRQGDEQQATEGASQAPQQHNHHHHHPDWVPLSAFTLHCRSHSATPLTNSPVKESRLAQSCSNLASDQSRLSPQKPTHDTDNAAVGVTATEDSFQDSMTEMDVGAGTAGAPCVREGRKARCKEKILEEISAWFSDNSGAPGSTKKEEVELDARRSIPVRISQRIPMSQGGSQQQAEETDIQELLAEPSNVANVPRLVDMVPPAQHGPSTQLQSLNAATRFASNEENTPTTTSTTVASLMARLGAGLKTQGAVGEPDTATVQLLRAASNVSGQCVSQTVAAQHVSQNIITQNMTSHNVSRLVSAQGVSHSLHAQSVSQKVLVQSVSHNASVHHVLHETTSADRSGRLFSDVARASSAQSGNIPSLELPGGGSGKDGNGGSFPVRTDHLCNQHLIPEQFRKLIVPDMEKMMQMGRDNAWDSQQDASYSLQQARVEVGAKTEPGGGSVKSVSVASSLQQHQHLHHQEQQKADGGSDGPSGSGHSSKSSHGIRITAEELFASYEAAVIGTRHGQVTKAATFKTETLQGEVKSSAHCAASSADLHSAPGKKAGGGGGGVFAPTSSTAGLLPVKASGGMLAVQGVNPVTKILAQPANPNPNPGARGAEHKHQQPGVLGLTLAMTRDTRPATSQQQQQQQQQQQQQQQQQQQQQQQKQQQHHQQQHQQQQQQTLAFSSNSKGREHVMTAAYYANTRLNDVMSYASINIPGLPRIPILSPQAAAQNAFLMKANSMRPCLQPNLSVPPPGFIPLMPVHTGHTFHHHHHHHHHGPSAYPMGPIFQPGVFHSPNFIAMTPHPQGPTFLQQTKVNICANVNISSSVSATFNINGSHGNNNGNNNPMLAQNNNNNFHVATATTSAATATSSSTTTATSKTTSAISSADGVRKSVVGETRLLGKVSTLGGWSPLTVVKVSSSPSLLSGSSTVPSIKLKPKPQPPALKAGEAASGSAEGAIRNHGNKKAATEGEAKPAGRQKGVAEDGKKKDEVKGRAEQDRGRPGGMADATISRPRGANTENLIHVFPRRQ; encoded by the exons CTACAATGGACCGATCGACCAGGCGCCGGGGTCACGTGGTGCGTTGCCATGGAGCCGCCCTGCCCTTAGCAACACCAATAACAGCTCCAAAACTGAAAGG CCGCGAGCACCAGCGCCTTGCGGTCAGTGGGGTAACGTGATGTTCGCCACGCTCTTTGACCCTCGCAG AACGTTTCCTGGCTTTGGCTTCATGTACAGCCGACAGATTCGCTTCAGACAGCCAGCTTACAG GTACCGGAAAGAGCCCCCGACGTTCGGCTACCTGGACCCGAGCGCCATGATGTGCGAGTATCTCCACAACTACCGCAACTTCCTGCGGGACCTGCGCGTTAGCATGCGCAGAGGCAAGAACTACGAACAGGCGATACAGTGGGGGCTGAACGCGGAGTTTCCACACTACCTGCGTCCCCCTGTCTACACCCAG AATTCGAGCTTGCTGTCTCCTAGACTACCCCAGAAACAACAACCGTATCAGCAGCCTATGccgcaacagcagcaacaacccCAGTATCAACAGCATTACCAGCAGCAgctgcagcaacagcagcagcagcagcagcagcagcaacaacaacagcggcaacaacagcagcagcaacaacaacagcagcaacaacagatACCGGATGTCTCCCCCGGGCTTTGGAGCGTGCTGTCAGAGATCTCCACACCCCAGTCACGTGAACTGCAGATAGAGTTCAGCCGCTTGATGAACACGGTCACCTCCACGCGCATGCGCAAGATCTGGATGGAGGACCAGGACGGCGGTCAGCCGGTCAGCCCAACGTCGAACAGTGAGGAGGAGAGTGTATCGCCTGTCAAGGAGGGGGCAGAGCCTGGCGGCGGGTCTGAACCAGGAGTGTTTGAGGACCACTTCAGTCAGGGCGGCGGGCACTTCGCCCACGACCCCAGCCTCTCTGCAGACTGCAGAACACACGCATCGGAGCCAGCCTGCGAGCCGGCGTCTGATCTATCAAACGTTCATAACTTCGGGTTTGCCCAGGCAGAGTCGACAGCCGGCGAGATGGATCCGAAAGATGCGTCTGATGCTGCGCCGTTTAGTTTTGAACCCTCTCCGGGCTACAGACGTCAGAGGGAAGGCACCAGACGTCCTTTTGGCTTTCGCGTTGGAGTGGACGAAGACGGGGAGCTGTCCCACAAAAACCCTAACGAGGACGAAGACGACATTTCGTCCCTGATCGACAACGCTCGGCTAGAGCTGCAAAtcgaggaagaagaggaggaggaggttaACCAGAACCTGCAGCTCTTGATGAGCCGGCAGCAGGCGCAAGACATCAACAACCTGTACCCTGCCAAGGACCCGCAAGGTCCTCCTGTCAAAGACGCAGAAAACAGTGACGCCTATGAGGTCTACGGCACCTCATCTTCATCGAATCGACCTGAACCAGATGGCCCAGCGCCAGGAAAGGAAGACGCCTCGAAACGTTTTCGACATGAAGAACTGGAGACGAACACACAGATCCCCGCACCCCCTGGCCTCGTGTCAGAGGAGGCTGAGAGACAAGTGCTCTTCGTTCTGCGCAAGTCCACCGTCAACCACCATCTCAGTCAGGACCTGGAGCAGGATGACGTCAGCAGTGCCCAGTCCTACCCGACCTTCACCCAGACCACCACTACCTGTCCTCAGCCCGGCTTCTCCAGCTCCAGGACTGACGGCAGTTCCATCAGCTATGATGGGGGTAGTAGTAGTAACGCTGAACACATAACGACAACCTCCATCCCCACTTCGTCCTCCATGCCCCCAGTCAAAGCCAAGCCAGCAGCCAACCCCCCCGCAGAGAACGACACGCAGTACACGGAAGGCTCGGCATTCTCGTCCAGGCTGAACTACAAGTACCCGCTGCAATACCCTGACGAGTCCGCACACAGCAGTGGTGACGGGGCAGACAGCAGGTCGTTGGGAGACGTGCCGGGACAGGGAGTCTTCCCCAGGAACTCGCCCAACAAGATCCGGATCCTGGGAAGCAAGACCTACTCGGAGGCCTACGCCGACAGGCCCGGCCCGGCTGAAGACGTTCCTCGCAGGGAGGGGAGCGGGGACCAGTTTCTGGCCGACACGCCTCAGTCCCGAGCGGAGGGCAGCGGGCAGAAAGATTCGAACCGCAAGCCTGTAGTGGTGTCCGTGCGACCGCTGTCCCACGCCGCCAGAAGGGGAAACCACTCTTACCTGACCCAGCGACACAGCAACCGCCATCGCCAGTGTCAGAGCGGCAAGCAGCACAACAACAGACACCGCCAG GACTCCCGGTGttcagagacggagagagcGACGGACGGCCCCGAGGAGGCGGAGGGGCAGGGTGGCGGGTCAGAGTTGAAAGGTGGGCCCGTGACCCTGTGCGCCACCCAGAGTGCCCACGAAACCCAGGCCATGATGGACCGGACTGCTCACCCGGACCTCACCACCCAGAGGAGATCGGCCAGCGACTCGGATGT GTTCTGTGACTCCGACCAGAGAAACCGGACACTCACCTTGGTGCAGACGTCAGGAGCAGGGGACACTACTCTGCTAGGGACGTCCGTCAACAGTACCGCCCCTTCCATGACCTCTCGTGATTTTGACAACAACAGTTACAGCACATCGGTGTCAG GATCCGGCTTTTCTTTTCAAATGACGACCCACACTGACGAACATTGCCACAACCACAGGGAGGGGGGAAACTGCGCATGTCCGGGAAAAATGGCGCAGACGACAAACGATTCACGTGACAACCACGGCGCATGGGCGGAGCGTCATCACCATTCACTACCAGTTTCGGAAGACCGTCAGTCACCTTTTGCTTCTAGAATGTTTTACTCGGGACCGGGCACGACAGGgacgggggagggggtgggctggaagctggccagacgaccCAGCAACGAACGAGAGAGCAGAAAAGATTCGAACAACGAATCGGCAGAGGACGACAGCTTTGTCAGCGGTGAGCAGCAGCCTGTGGTGTCGTGTGAGGGCGGGCGGTGCGCCATGAACAGCTATGCCTCCAGTCAGTGTCACGTGGCTGGCCAACCCGCCTACAACACGCTCCTCGATGGCAGCGGGAAAGGGTCACCCTTCTGCGATCGGGGATCCTCACAGCTTACAGGCAGCTGCACTGTGAATTCTGCCCTGCACATGGCTTCCCACGATACGGACAACGTGGCTACCAAATCTTACGCACACATGTTTCCACAAGAGCAGGCCAAACACAAGGAGGCTCCAACTGTGAGCTCGTGTTACGCGAGCGAATCGAACAAAGACTCTATAGCAGAACCCATCCCGATGACGGAGGCCGCTTTCGCTGAACAGATCGCCTGCTCCTCCATCGGCTTCCAACCGGAGTCGTTCTGCAAGTACTGGAAGGACGCGTCCTCTCTCCACCGGGACAGCATGTGGACCACGACCGCGGACGCCACTCTGTCCACAACGGCCGACGACTCGaccaggtccgggctgttgaaGTCGTTCAAGCATCCCGGGGAGGTTGAGAGCAGAGGGCAGCATGTCCCGCACAGCAGCGTTGGCCAGACATCACCGCTGAAAGAGACTCGCACAGACTGCTCGGAAGGTGGCCAGAAGCAGGAAGCCACCCCAGGCATGGACAGCCAGACAAGGTACAACACCAATAATCCGCTGGATCCAGGGGTGTTCGTCAACCTCAGCCAGGCTGGGGAGCAGCGGCAGGGAGATGAGCAGCAGGCCACGGAGGGGGCGAGCCAGGCTCCCCAGcagcacaaccaccaccaccaccaccctgaCTGGGTCCCCCTGTCCGCCTTCACGCTTCACTGCCGCTCACACAGCGCTACCCCACTCACTAACTCGCCTGTCAAGGAAAGCAGGCTGGCGCAGAGCTGCTCCAACCTTGCTTCTGACCAGAGCAGGCTGTCCCCGCAGAAGCCAACTCACGACACGGACAACGCTGCGGTCGGTGTCACCGCCACGGAAGACTCGTTCCAGGACTCAATGACGGAGATGGATGTTGGAGCGGGGACCGCAGGGGCGCCTTGTGTGAGGGAAGGGCGCAAGGCGAGATGCAAGGAGAAAATCCTGGAAGAGATCAGCGCCTGGTTCAGTGACAACTCGGG AGCACCTGGATCTACCAAGAAAGAGGAGGTAGAACTGGATGCTCGTCGGTCGATTCCTGTCCGAATTAGCCAGAGAATTCCAATG AGTCAAGGCGGCAGTCAGCAGCAAGCAgaggagacagacatacaggaaCTTCTGGCAGAACCAAGCAACGTTGCGAATGTCCCCAGACTCGTGGACATGGTTCCACCCGCTCAACACGGCCCCAGCACGCAGCTCCAAAGTCTCAACGCTGCTACTCGCTTTGCTAGCAACGAGGAGAACACGCCGACGACCACGAGTACAACTGTCGCTTCGCTCATGGCTAGGCTGGGGGCCGGGCTGAAAACTCAGGGTGCTGTCGGTGAACCCGACACGGCAACCGTTCAGCTGTTACGGGCTGCGTCCAACGTCAGCGGACAGTGTGTCAGCCAAACAGTGGCGGCCCAACACGTCAGCCAGAACATCATCACGCAGAacatgacgtctcacaacgtcaGTCGGCTGGTGAGCGCGCAAGGCGTTAGCCACAGCCTGCACGCGCAGAGCGTGAGCCAGAAGGTGCTGGTGCAGAGCGTCAGCCACAACGCCAGCGTTCACCACGTCCTTCACGAGACCACCAGCGCGGACAGGAGCGGACGACTCTTCAGCGACGTGGCTCGGGCCTCTTCGGCGCAGTCCGGCAACATCCCTTCGCTGGAACTCCCTGGCGGTGGGTCAGGCAAGGACGGAAACGGCGGTTCCTTTCCCGTGCGGACAGACCACCTGTGCAACCAGCACCTGATCCCGGAGCAGTTCCGCAAGCTGATCGTTCCCGACATGGAGAAGATGATGCAGATGGGCCGCGACAACGCCTGGGACAGCCAGCAGGACGCCAGCTACAGTCTGCAGCAGGCAAGAGTTGAGGTGGGCGCCAAGACGGAGCCGGGAGGAGGATCAGTGAAGAGTGTCTCCGTGGCAAGCTCGCTCCAGCAACATCAGCATCTTCATCATCAGGAGCAGCAGAAGGCGGACGGGGGCTCTGACGGACCCTCGGGGTCGGGTCACAGTTCCAAGTCATCGCACGGAATCCGCATCACGGCGGAAGAGCTGTTCGCCAGCTACGAGGCTGCTGTGATTGGCACCCGTCACGGCCAGGTGACCAAGGCGGCGACCTTCAAGACGGAGACCCTACAGGGAGAGGTCAAGTCTTCCGCACACTGCGCTGCCTCTTCCGCTGACTTGCACAGCGCGCCGGGGAAAAAGGCTGGAGGTGGTGGGGGTGGCGTGTTTGCTCCTACTTCGTCCACCGCGGGCTTACTCCCCGTCAAGGCGAGCGGAGGGATGCTGGCAGTTCAGGGTGTGAACCCTGTCACCAAGATCCTGGCGCAGCCcgccaaccccaaccccaaccccggGGCCAGGGGCGCAGAGCACAAACACCAGCAGCCAGGCGTGCTGGGACTCACCCTTGCCATGACACGTGACACCAGGCCGGCAACCTctcagcagcaacaacagcagcagcaacagcaacaacaacagcagcaacaacaacagcagcagcagcagcagaagcagcaacaacatcatcagcaacaacatcaacagcagcagcagcagacccTGGCTTTCAGCAGCAACAGTAAGGGGCGGGAGCATGTGATGACGGCAGCCTACTACGCCAACACTCGCCTGAATGACGTCATGTCCTACGCCAGCATCAACATCCCGGGACTCCCCCGCATCCCCATCCTGTCCCCGCAGGCGGCGGCGCAGAACGCCTTCCTGATGAAGGCCAACAGCATGAGGCCGTGCCTGCAGCCCAACCTCTCCGTGCCTCCCCCGGGCTTCATCCCGCTCATGCCAGTGCACACTGGCCACACcttccaccaccatcaccaccaccaccaccacgggCCCAGCGCCTACCCCATGGGGCCCATCTTCCAACCCGGCGTCTTCCACTCGCCCAACTTCATCGCCATGACGCCCCACCCCCAGGGCCCGACCTTCCTGCAGCAGACCAAGGTCAACATCTGCGCGAACGTCAACATCAGCAGCAGCGTCTCCGCCACCTTCAACATCAACGGCAGCCACGGCAACAACAACGGCAACAACAACCCCATGCTGGcccagaacaacaacaacaacttccaCGTGGCCACCGCCACCACTTCCGCTGCCACCGCGACCTCCTCCTCAACCACCACTGCCACCAGTAAAACTACCTCCGCCATTTCTTCGGCAGACGGCGTACGTAAGAGTGTTGTGGGCGAGACGAGACTGCTGGGCAAAGTGTCTACCCTCGGAGGCTGGTCTCCTCTCACGGTCGTCAAAGTATCGTCTTCGCCGTCGTTGTTGTCGGGATCATCAACCGTTCCGTCTATCAAGCTCAAGCCCAAGCCCCAGCCCCCTGCCTTGAAGGCGGGAGAGGCCGCCAGCGGCTCGGCGGAGGGTGCTATACGTAACCATGGCAACAAGAAAGCAGCGACGGAGGGTGAGGCCAAGCCGGCAGGACGTCAGAAGGGCGTTGCGGAGGACGGGAAGAAGAAGGACGAGGTGAAGGGCAGAGCGGAGCAGGACAGGGGTCGGCCTGGCGGCATGGCTGACGCTACCATTAGCCGACCTCGCGGCGCCAACACTGAAAACCTCATTCATGTCTTTCCCCGGCGCCAGTAG